The genomic segment gataacgtgacgtcctcggtctaacacaaaccacactggaaacaagatcccacaaacactgtgggaaaactggctgcttaagtatggttcccaatcagagacaacaagcaacagctgatacacgttgcctctgattgagaaccacaccggccaacatagaaatacaacactagaacggacacaacgagcacaaaacataaagaacactcacaccctggctcaacatacaagcgtccccagagccagggcgtgacagacagtCTAAGCACCTCTCTTCATAATGTACATGGAATATTTACTGTATCTGTCAGCCAATGCACTTACTCAACCTGTCTTCCTATTGTTAATACCTGCCTCAAAGCATTATAAACTATTTAATGTTTGTCAAGTGTGTGGATTGGTAGGTGACTTGCTTGTATTTTTATAAATTCAGTTTAACACAGGGTAGACACATGGCAGTATATAGGGTTTAGTTTGAAACCCCTATTGACCCCTAATTGAAACCCCTAATTGCCCCACAGCTGTGGTGCTGTGCAGGTTGAAGTGGAAGGTTGTGCTTTGTCTGCCTCTGTTGAATTATCATGGTCTGTAGGCCAAAACAATCACATATATGTGTAGTTGAACAGAAACAACTTAGAACTCTCCATGTAATTTGTCCTGCGATGGCAGTGACGATCTGTAAATGCATAGAATATTTCTTAAATTAATGAACATACAGGAAATCTCTAACACATTATATTGAGTAATTTAAGTGTTTACTAAAAGTGTTAACATAATTAAAAGATAAAGAGTGATTTGAAAATCTACAATTTGATCTACATTTTGTCATTACAAATCTATAGTTTTACATTAAATATTACCTGGTGTATTTTCATTGTTCCACGGATCGTCTCGTGACGATCTGGTAGCAGGGGATCCATTTTCTCAATATCTTGCTCTGTGACGTAAAAGAGCTTCACATTTGACTGCTCTTTTGAAAGTTCCCCGTAGAAAACTTTTCCGTTCTGAAGGTCCTTTTCTTTTGCCACCATCAAATCAGCTTTTCTCTTCACAGCTGCACCGATTCCATCCGCAGGACCTTTCCCATGTCCAGCCTCCAAAAAATCCCATGTGATCTTCTGAAACCCCAGTTGAAGTGGAATTGTGCTCAGGTAGAATACATTCTTCTAGGATCTGTACTGTGTGGTTGGTCCATCACTTACAACATGGAGGACAGTGGCAGATGGATTCAACTCACAGAGGTGGGAGAGAATTTTGGAGAGGTGTCAAAATTGCTGAGGGGTCATGACGCATTGATGAGCTTACTGAGCACACTGACACAACACCTTATTTAGTGCATACAACCCCAGTGTGAAGTGTTGTCTGCTGGTGAGAGTCACCAAAATGCACCGCCAGTATTTCAGAGGCATACATGCATAGGTAGTTCTCGGCGAAATCCACATGAAGGATTAGGTCAACTTCTCTAAGGTTTTCTCTGACCTTTTAATGTGGAGTACTGATGTCTGATATTGTCTTTCACTGATGGATTGACAATCCTAAAGGGACATCTTTTGGTGAGCTCTGTGTATGACAGTTTGACCTCTGGTAGTTCTATCTTGAACTTCTGATAGAGTTTTGCCAGTGTGTCGTTCAGTTATCACTTCTGCATTTTATTATTGTGTCTTGTCAATGTGTCCCTTTTTCCTTTTGATGCTTGACTGTTATCACATTCAAATAACCTTTTTATTTAATCTTCTATTGCTGGGCTGattgcattcaaatgtttatttcttgAGTACTGCAGACAGGTTGGCCGTTTGTTGTTTACCCGCATTGTCTTCGCGGAGAATTCAAATTATCTTTGTGCCATTTTCACCATGCAATACTTTTTCAGTATTTTCCCAGCCAAAACCTTGCATATCACTTGTTGGTCTTTTGCACTCTGTTGCTTCTGGTATTTCTCTCACAGCTCTGAGATGATGGTGTTATGGAACAGAAGTATTCTTCTCAGATTCTGTGGCTTTGACCGCATTTGGTGTTGTATTTTTGATCTGGGGAATCCAAAATGCGGATCTTCTCTGACAATCTATCATATATTGTTTTATACTTTCTCAGTTTTCTTTCCGCGGCCTCCAACTTCATATTGTTCATacatacagtgatggaaaaaagtatttgatcccctgctgattttgtacgtttgcccactgacaaagaaatgatcagtgtataatgttaatggtaggtttatttgaacagtgagagacagaataacaacaacaaaatccagaaaaacgcatgtcaaaaatgttataaatttattttgcattttaatgagggaaataagtatttgaccccctctcaatcagaaagatttctggctcccaggtgtcttttatacaggtaacgagctgagattaggagcacactcttaaagggagtgctcctaatctcagcttgttacctgtataaaagacacctgtccacagaagcaatcaatcaatcagattccaaactctccaccatggccaagaccaaagagctctccaaggatgtcagggacaagattgtagacctacacaaggctggaatgggctacaagaccatcgccaagcagcttgatgagaaggtgacaacagttggtgcgattatttgcaaatggaagaaacacaaaagcactgtcaatctccctcggcctggggctccatgcaagatctcacctcgtggagttgcaatgatcatgagaatggtgaggaatcagcccagaactacacgggaggatcttgtcaatgatctcaaggcagctgggaccatagtcaccaagaaaacaattggtaacacactacgccttgaaggactgaaatcctgcagcgcccgcaaggtccccctgctcaagaaagcacatatacaggcccgtctgaagtttgccaatgaacatctgaatgattcagaggagaactgggtgaaagtgttgtggtcagatgagaccaaaatcgagctctttggcatcaactcaactcgccatgtttggaggaggaggaatgctgcctatgaccccaagaacaccatccccaccgtcaaacatggaggtggaaacattatgctttgtgggtgtttatCTGCTAaatggacaggacaacttcaacgcatcaaagggatgatggacggggccatgtaccgtcaaatcttggatgagaacctccttccctcagccagggcattgaaaatgggtcgtggatgggtattccagcatgacaatgacccaaaacacatggccaaggcaacaaaggagtggctcaagaagaagcacattaaggtcctggagtggcctagccagtctccagaccttaatcccatagaaaatctgtggagggagctgaaggttcgagttgccaaacatcagcctcaaaaccttaatgacttggagaagatctgcaaagaggagtggaacaaaatccctcctgagatgtgtgcaaacctggtggccaactacaagaaacatctgacctctgtgattgccaacaagggtttttccaccaagtactaagtcatgttttgcagaggggtcaaatacttatttccctcattaaaatgcaaatcaattcataaaatttttgacatgcgttgttctggatttttatgttgttattctgtctctcactgttcaaataaacctaccattaaaattatagactgatcatgtctttgtcagtgggcaaacttacaaaattagcaggggatcaaatacttgtttccctcactgtagatcccTGTAGACTTTGGATCTGTTTTTTTGCACCTTTCTACGGCCTCTCTGTCTAAGGGTTTTCAAGTTTGAACAGGAGGGGGAATCCGGTACCATTTGAGGGGCAAAGTCACTCAATCAGCCTAACATAATACAAAATGTAATGGTCTTATTTAGCAAATAAGTGTTCAATTTCAACTTAACCATAATCATAgggcccgagtggcgcagtggtgctagctgtgccactagagatcctggttcgaatccaggctctgtcgtagccggccgcgaccgggagacccatggggcggcgcgcacaattggcccagcgtcgtccagggtaggggagggaatggccggcaggggatgtagctcagttggtagagcatggcgtttgcaacgccagggttgtgggttcgataaaataatgtatgcactaactgtaagtcgctctggataagagcgtctgctaaatgactaaaatgtaaatgtaatgtaatttgtGTGCATTTTCAGGTCTTAATGTAAGTAAACATTTATTAACTAATACATTTTGTCATTACCACCACATTCTGTCCTTACCATCACAGTTTATTATGTGGTGGTAATGATGTGTGGTGAGAATGTAATTTTTACAGTATTTGGTCATAAATAGCAGGGATTCTAGCACGCTAACTCCAGTTGAACAGCTAGCATACAATGTATCATAATTTGATGAAATTATAGCCTATTTGGTAACGATATTATCTTCTCAAGTCATATTTACCTTTATTTTTCTATCCTTTCCCGGCATCAAAATTTGAATCTCCCTCTGTGACATCCATGTGCTCACTATTCATATCCATGGTAACTAAGAACACAAACCTTTGAAAAAACGTTATCATGTTATTTGCTTGTGGTGGTGGTAATGGCCCAAATACTTTGAGAGGACTGTATTttgtgtataaaaaaaaaaagtaactaATTGCTTATGCACATCTAATATGTATATAGTTTCCATTTATTTGACTTATTTGAGGTGCATTCAATATTTTATAATTATCAAGACTTTTGTAAGTGTAATACATAACAGAATGTCAAAAGTATGGGTGTGAGAAAGGACAAACACTGTGCAAAACAGTGAAATATACAAAATTGAAACATATTGGAAGCTGAAAAAAAAAGTTAAAGGTTATTTTAGTCTCTACTTAATGTCAGTGAAataacaaatacaaaatacaaatgttATCTTAAAAATCTAACCCTGAGACACAAAAAGGCCCATATTTGCAAAATCACCCATATATAGAAATAATcacgctcaaattgaaaatcattaaactAAATAATTTATATCAGTCTAATCGAGGTATAGATTAGgctacatctcacattccagtgttcaaacttgtaaacaTGGCTGCATGGGGTTTCTCTTAAATCGACTCCATGCAGCCAATGGCAGTGTCCCTTTTAGGTAGGCCTATAATGCcaggagctgcttgtggatttgacagctctaacacagttccacctctgacactgccaaaacaaccgctatgctgaagttggctaaagcggatctgattgaatagaggcCTAACTCTGTAACCTTCTgtgttatgtaaccataccaaacgtaacatatcatactcatttttgatttacgtttactatgatacatctagtctatgagacggCTGGTTTACCATGGTCAAAATACATACTGGGCAtggacgtcaattcaacatctattccacgttggttcatcgtaattttgttgaaatgacatggaaacgatgttgattcaaccagtgtgtgtccagtgggtatGCTGTCGGTGCAGTATGGGACTGTCTGTCCTTCACACGGTTCATCAGTGAAacactgggtcatgttcattaggcaccaaatggaagaaaatggattgaaacagggagggactacctggactagTCCATTTATAAACGTACATTTTTGTTTTATGTTGCAAAATATTTTAACGTTTTCTATTGCATGCaataatgaacacaaccctgttgTCTGGAGAAAAACaatgttggtcctctgtagctcaattggtagagcatggcgcttgtaacgccagggtagtgggttcgatccccgggaccacccatacgtaaaaatttatgcacacatgactgtaagtcgctttggataaaagcgtctgctaaatggcatattattattattattattattgttctgATTAGCTGAAAGAGTGACATTAGAATACAGTGTGCTGGACAATCAACTCCATATCACACCTGTAGTTATCAATAAATATCTTCAGATAAAAGTGTATAAATAATTAATCCATCACTTATTGGATAAATGTATTTGGTTATAAATCATTAGGCCACCACACGTTTATCTTCTAAGTTCATCCTTGACCCGTGAAAAAACAATAGGCTAGTTCTCCCTGAATCCAAGGGTAGAGAGTCATAAGAATGAGATGAGAGAGGTGAGATAGTGCTCTGTATTCTCTATATCTGCTCTGTAATCACTGTGATCTCTGGTCCATAGATAACACTCATTGGCTGGCCCGTGCAGGAAAGtagatagcacacacacacacacacacacacacacacacacacacgtgttcaCTCATTATAAAACACTACACTTTCTCCCCCTCGACAACAGTCCAACATTCCTTGTCTGCCTGTCTGCACTGACTGACTGCACTTGTCACAGCTTAGAGATCTCATGGAGAAGGAAAGGACAGAGAGAACGTATGCAGAAGGGAACGATGCATTGAGAAAGAAAACATTTGAAGAAGGAAAGAAGGAAGAAGAGCATAAAGATCCGAGGAGATACTGTGGATACTTTACTAAAGAACAGTTGGTCATGCTGTGTGTCGGTGTTGCTCTGCTTGTGCTGCTTCTGATCATCACCATTACCTCTGTTGTCCTGACTCAAAATGGAGGTAAATCtatccttaaaaatatatatatacaatcaACAGTTATTTACTTACTGAACACAGAATACAAATTAATCAGCATAATAATCAATTTAAATATATAATCTGTTGATCTTAATAACAATTTCAATATTTTTTACAATAATGTTGAAATGGCCTTTGTATCTACTGTAATCTACGTTACGCCTTGCTTGTATTTTTATCACTAGAACTACAGTTTCCATATCGATAAGGGCTACAGGTTACGATAGCTAATCATCTGTGACTGGAAGATAATAACTGTCCCTGTGCCTACTATAGGGACCTCTGAGACGGTCCTGCCATTCCCTACTGATGGAGACATGATGGACTTCCTCGTCCAAACTGGAGACATCAGGGAGAGAGACGCGCTGCACGCCACCTGGTATCACCGTGCCAACAACAAGTCAGAGATGAACAAAGCACTGCAAagtaatgtttatttttttataaaagatGCATTGTTCTCTGAATTCTATGAATTCTATGTAACTTTAGCAGGTATAGTACAGAAAGTGTAAACATCAAGTCTACATTTGACAGTATACAGAGAGGATTTGCAGTAGCATTCATTTAGGACATACCGTAGCAAAACTTTTCCCAATGGAAAATGAAAAAGAGTGTTTCATATTGGACAcattcaggtagtccctccctgtttcagtttgTTTTCATCCATTTGGTggctaatgaacacaaccctgttctgtccccctctctaGGTTCTATCATGGTTCTGGAAGCTGATGTGACTGTACAGGGATACGCCACGGTCAACGTGACCACCATCCCCATCATGGCTCATCCTCCTGCTGTCTACAGTGACAACACTCTGGACCAGTGGCTGGACGCCGTGCTCCAGTCAAAGAAAGGTATCAAACCTATCAATACGACTTTAGATATCAATTCAACTTTAAATATCAGTTAGAGCCTAGTGAAACAGCTTCTTCTGGTCCTTTAGTACCAATCTATAAAGTCAATCAATTATCCAAAAGGAtcttggctcacatcaacaccattatcccagaaaccctagacccactccaatttgcataccgccccaacagatccacagatgatgtaatctctattgcactccacactgccctttcccacctggacaagaggaacacctacgtgagaatgctattcattgactacagctcagcattcaacaccatagtgccctcaaagctcatcactaagctaaggatcctgggactaaacacctccctctgcaacttgatcctggacttcctgacgggccgcccccaggtggtaagggtaggtaacaacacatctgccacactgatcctcaacacgggggcccctcaggggtgcgtgctcagtcccctcctgtactacctgttcacccatgactgcatggccaggcacgactctaacaccatcattaagtttgccgacgacacaacagtggtaggcctgatcaccgacaacaatgagacagcctatagggaggaggtcagagacctggccgtgtggtgccaggataacaacctctccctcaacgtgaccaagacaaaggagatgattgtggactacagggaaaaaaagatgactgagcacgcccccattctcatcgacggggctgttgtggaacaggttgagagcttcaagttccttggtgtccacatcaccaacgaactatcatggtccaaacacaccaagacagtcatgaagagggcacgacaaagcctattccccctcaggagactgaaaagattcggcatgggtcctcagatcctaaaaaaattctacagctgcaccatcgaaagcatcctgactggttgcatcaccgcctggtatggcaaatgcttggcctccgaccgcaagacactacagagggtagtgcgtacggcccagtacatcactggggccaagcttcctgccatccaggacctctataccaggcggtgtcagaggaaggccctcaaaattgtcaaagactccagccaccctagtcatagactgttctctctgctaccgcacggcaagcggtaccggagtgctaagtctaggtccaaaagacttctcaacagcttctacccccaatccataagactcctgaacagctaatcatggctacccggactatttgcactgcccccaccccatctttttacgctgctgctactctgttaattatttatgcatagtcactttaactctacccacatgtacatattacttcaactacctcaactagccggtgccccctcacattgactctgcaccggtacccccctgtatatatagcctccctactgttattttattttacttctgctctttttttctcaacacttttttgttgttgttttattttacttttttattaaaaataaatgcactgttggttaagggctgtaagtaagcatttcactgtaatgtctgcacctgttgtattcggcgcatgtggccaataaaatttgatttgatttgatttgatctaagcTATGCATAATCACGTGAAATTTGATGTACTTTCGTATTACGTACAACATGTCTGTAATACAAATGACTCCTTCAGGTATAAAGCTGGACTTCAAATGCATCCAGGCGGTGACTCCTTCTCTGGACATCCTGAGCATGAAGAACCAGACTAAAGGCATCAACCGGCCGGTGTGGCTGAACGCTGACATCCTCCCTGGTCCCAACGTCCCAGCCTTCTGGCCTGTCATCGACGGACCTGAGTGAGTAGCAAGGAAAGAGCAATCATATTAGCCAGATCCCAGACCTGTATTTTGCTTTATGCTTTAGCAAACTCCTTTCACATACAGATCTCGGACCAGCAGGATGGATTGCCAAGTACAATTTAGTTTCAACCTTTTCTTTCACAATAATCATGACCAGATTGATTTATCTTATTCAATTTAAGATACCAGTGCTTTATTACATGTCACTGTCTGACTTGGAGATCTAACATGATCTCAGGGTTTATACCCAACTATCCTGGCTCCATTCAGGTTCTTGGCAATGATCCAGCAGAGTTTTCCAGACGTGACCATCTCTCCTGGATGGGCGGTTCTGTATCTGCCCCAGTTCCCTAACGTCACTTACACACAGGCCATGGTGGGGGACATGTACGCCATCATCAAAAATGTCCCTCAGACAGTCACCTTCCCCATCCATGCGCTCATGGCCAAGAACGGATGGCCTCACATCAGCTGGCTGCTCAGCCAGTCACCAAGGTAACTGGAACAGGTCCTATACAGTAATTTATCTAGTCGTGACTTTCATATCTTCCAATCACACTGGTGGAGGCTACGCTTTTCTGAATAGTGGTCAATGAGATAAGCTGTCTGTCCCTGTGTACAGGTTCAGTCTGACTCTGTGGCAGGGCCAGGAAAAGAACCCCAGTGTGAATGACCTGCTGTTCGTCAGAGACAACACCAACCCTAAGCGGGTCTACTATGACATCTATGAACCTGTCCTGTCCCAGTTTAAAGAAGCTGCCAGTAAGGCAAAACCCTGTGAAACTCACAAATCCTTTACCTCATACAATCTACAGCAGTGGTTCTCAAATCTCTCCTCTGGGACCACCAGACGTTTCAGAATTTTGTTGTAGCTCTGAACAAGTTAACCTGATTCACCAATTTAagtgcttgatgattagttgacgtgttgaatcaggtgtgccagCTCTGGAATAGATCAAATACGTGGAACtgctgggggtccccgaggagaggtttgagaaccacttaTCTACAGTGACTTATGTACAGTCATACAAATCATTAGCTTATTCTTTCTTATTATTACCATTTTACATTCCTGTCTtgaaaatgtatttcaaaatgAGGTATTTTCAACAACAACTAGTAAAACCAAATGGTATTTCCAACCAGTCCATCCTGATATGAATGTAAACTGGACTGAGTTTGTGTGACTGCAGAGCAGAGAGATCGGCAGAGGAGGTTCTACCCTGGAGGAGACCTGATTGACTATTTCCAGCCGAAATATAGAAATGGCCTGTACATCCAGTGGAACACAGTCACAGACAGAGCCTCACTGCTTTCTCTGCTGTCAGGTaggagtgatgatgatgatgaaggtgtAACCAAAATGGCAACCTTAGAGAATTGAAATGATCGGTTCTATACagatgttttagttttttgtccAGTGACATTCATACTGTCTAGAGTTGAATATTGAATACAGCGGTCAAATCTCCTGATGGAATCATAATCTCTTGCAGACCGTGCCTGTGGCATGCTCATCATTCCAGTGGGATCTGGTTCCGCCCAGCCTGGGGTCCCAGTGGTGGAGGGCTCCCGTCCAGAGTTCCCTCTCCAGGACTGCCTGAACCTGGTTCTGGCCTCTCCAAAACCCTGTGGTATCTACTTAAGGATCCAGTCCCAGAGCCAGCTGgaaccctctctccacctcctcagcTCAGCCTACCACAGCGACCTCCTGTACCGCCCCGTCTGGGTCAACATGGCTCTGTCCCATGGAGCCTTCCAGACCCAGGGCTACATCTCTGGGAGGGAGTTCCTCCACACAGTCAACCAGGTGTTCCCCTATGTGACCCTGGCCCCCAGCTGGCCTCTTGAAGCCCTGAGGGAGGGGTATACCAGGGCCATGGTGGATGACATGGAGGTTTTACTGAAGAGGTCATGGCAGGCCGTGTCCCTGCAGGTGAGGGCGGAGCAACTAGGGAGGTCtgtggagggacagaggaggattCGGGAGGTGCAGTCATGGTACTCACTCACAGTGGAGACCGGGATAGAAAGTGGGATTGATGAGGAAGCAGGACCACAGGCGATCATGGCCAACCTCTCTGGGAGCAAAGACAGAAGCTTGTTTTTTATAACTGAGAACTACTGGTCTAAGATGTGAAGACATGATCACCTCTTAAATGACAGTTTGCTACATTTTCATCTaatattttgttgtatttaaaGTAATTTAAAACCAATGAAAAACAACTATTCAATTTAATTGTAAAATATTTATTGTAAAATTATTAGCAATTATTTTGTACAATCATCTTTGTAGTTtcgattttttatatatataactTTTTTAATGCCCGTAGTTTAAGATATGATATTCTTATCGTATGTGTAACTTAGCTGAAACTTAGCTGAGCTCTTCtcagtaaaaaacaacaacatctaGTTAGTATTCTTTCTCTGAAAATCTCATATCATTTTCACAAGTTATAATTGGAGATGCAAAACGTTGTTAAAAACCATCAGTGCCCGAAAAAATGTTAAGTATAGTTTTTCATACTAATAATTCTTATATTTCACATATTTAGGGATGATCATGAGCATTGCTAACATCCCAAAAAACATTCCAGGTACTGGATTGAGCCCTGTTTAATCCACTCAATTTTACTGTAGATACTCCAAAAATACTCTttcattagcctggtcccagatttgtTTTACCAACTCCTACGGTCATCGTCATTGTCAATGGCCATATGagctggcaagacagcacaaacagatctatgAACAGGCTCCTTACATTACTCAGTCTAATAAAATAAGACTTGAATATCATCAGATCATCTAA from the Coregonus clupeaformis isolate EN_2021a chromosome 14, ASM2061545v1, whole genome shotgun sequence genome contains:
- the fam151a gene encoding protein FAM151A, whose amino-acid sequence is MEKERTERTYAEGNDALRKKTFEEGKKEEEHKDPRRYCGYFTKEQLVMLCVGVALLVLLLIITITSVVLTQNGGTSETVLPFPTDGDMMDFLVQTGDIRERDALHATWYHRANNKSEMNKALQSSIMVLEADVTVQGYATVNVTTIPIMAHPPAVYSDNTLDQWLDAVLQSKKGIKLDFKCIQAVTPSLDILSMKNQTKGINRPVWLNADILPGPNVPAFWPVIDGPEFLAMIQQSFPDVTISPGWAVLYLPQFPNVTYTQAMVGDMYAIIKNVPQTVTFPIHALMAKNGWPHISWLLSQSPRFSLTLWQGQEKNPSVNDLLFVRDNTNPKRVYYDIYEPVLSQFKEAAKQRDRQRRFYPGGDLIDYFQPKYRNGLYIQWNTVTDRASLLSLLSDRACGMLIIPVGSGSAQPGVPVVEGSRPEFPLQDCLNLVLASPKPCGIYLRIQSQSQLEPSLHLLSSAYHSDLLYRPVWVNMALSHGAFQTQGYISGREFLHTVNQVFPYVTLAPSWPLEALREGYTRAMVDDMEVLLKRSWQAVSLQVRAEQLGRSVEGQRRIREVQSWYSLTVETGIESGIDEEAGPQAIMANLSGSKDRSLFFITENYWSKM